The DNA window ACTGGCAGGATCAGGGGCTGGTGGCCTACGTCAACGTCGATCGCGATTCGGCCTCCCGCCTTGGCGTCACCATGAGCGACGTGGACAATGCGCTGTACAACGCGTTCGGCCAGCGCCTGATCTCCACCATCTACACTCAGGCCAACCAATACCGCGTGGTGCTGGAGCACGACGTCAGCGCGACGCCGGGGCTGGCGGCGCTCAATGAGATCCGTCTGAGCGGCAACGACGGCGCCGTGGTACCGCTGAGCGCCATCGCCAAAATCGAAGAGCGCTTCGGCCCGCTGTCGGTCAACCATCTCGATCAGTTCCCGTCAGCCACCGTTTCGTTCAACGTCGCCGACGGCTACTCGCTCGGCGAGGCGGTGGACGCGGTCACCCAGGCGGAAAAAAATCTCAACATGCCAAGGGACATCACCACCCAATTCCAGGGAGCGACCCTGGCCTTCCAGGCGGCGCTCGGCAGCACGCTGTGGCTGATTTTGGCGGCGGTGGTGGCGATGTACATCGTGCTGGGCGTGCTGTATGAAAGCTTCATTCATCCGGTCACCATCCTCTCTACCCTGCCGACCGCCGGGGTCGGCGCGCTGCTCGCGCTCATGATGGCCGGCAGCGAGCTGGACGTGATCGCCATCATCGGCATCATCCTGCTGATCGGCATCGTGAAGAAGAACGCCATCATGATGATCGACTTCGCGCTGGCGGCAGAACGCGAACAGGGTTTATCGCCGCGCGACGCCATCTATCAGGCCTGCCTGCTGCGTTTTAGGCCGATCCTGATGACCACGCTGGCGGCCTTGCTCGGCGCGCTGCCGCTGATGCTGAGCACCGGCGTCGGCGCGGAGCTGCGGCATCCGCTTGGCGTCTGTATGGTCGGCGGTTTGATCATGAGCCAGATCCTGACGCTGTTCACCACGCCGGTGATCTACCTGCTGTTTGACAAACTGGCGCGCAACACGCATCGCCAGCCGGATACGCAGGAGCTGCCGTGAAATTCTTCGCCCTGTTCATTCACCGGCCGGTGGCCACCACCCTGCTGACGCTGGCCATCGCCATCAGCGGCGCGATCGGCTTTCGCCTGCTGCCGGTGTCGCCGCTGCCGCAGGTGGACTTTCCGGTGATTTCGATCAGCGCGTCGCTGCCGGGCGCCTCGCCGGAAACCATGGCATCCTCGGTGGCGACGCCACTGGAGCGCGCGCTGGGCCGCATCGCCGGGGTTAACGAAATGACCTCGATGAGTTCGCTCGGCAGTACCCGGGTCATTTTGCAGTTCGATCTCGATCGCGACATCAACGGCGCCGCGCGCGATGTGCAGGCGGCGATCAACGCCGCACAAAGCCTGCTGCCGACCGGCATGCCGAGCCGCCCCAGCTACCGCAAGGTCAACCCTTCCGACGCGCCGATCATGATCCTGACGCTGACCTCGGACACCTACAGCCAGGGGCAGCTGTACGATTTCGCCTCCACCCAGTTGGCGCAGAAGATCAGCCAGACCGAGGGCGTCGGCGACGTTTCCGTGGGCGGCAGCTCGCTGCCGGCGGTGCGGGTCGAGCTGAACCCTTCGGCGCTGTTCAATCAGGGCGTGTCGCTGGATACCGTACGGCAAGCCATCGCCAACGCCAACGTGCGCCGCCCGCAGGGCGCCGTGGAAAACCCGCAGCAGCGCTGGCAGATCCAGGCCAACGATGCGCTGAAAACCGCCGATGCCTACCGTCCACTGATCATTCATTACAACAACGGCTCGGCGGTGCGTTTAGCCGACGTGGCCGAGGTTAAAGACTCGGTGCAAGACGTGCGCAACGCCGGGATGACCGACGCCAAACCGGCGATCATTCTGGCCATCAGCCGTGCGCCGGACGCCAACATCATCGAAACCGTCGATCGCATTCGCGCCGAGCTGCCCGCCCTGCAGGAAAATATCCCGGCCTCGATAAAACTCAACGTCGCGCAGGATCGTTCGCCGACCATTCGCGCGTCGCTGGCCGAGGTCGAACAGTCGCTGGCGATCGCCATCGGGTTGGTGATCCTGGTGGTGTTCATCTTCCTGCGCTCCGGGCGCGCCACGCTAATCCCGGCGGTCGCCGTGCCGGTGTCGCTGATCGGCTCGTTCGCCGCCATGTATCTGTGCGGGTTCAGCCTCAATAACCTGTCGCTGATGGCGCTGACCATCGCCACCGGCTTTGTGGTGGACGACGCCATCGTGGTGCTGGAAAACATTTCCCGCCACGTCGAGGCCGGCATGAAACCGATCAACGCCGCGCTGCTGGGCGCGCGGGAAGTCGGCTTCACCGTGCTGTCGATGAGCGTTTCGCTGGTGGCGGTGTTTATCCCACTGCTGTTGATGGAAGGCCTGCCGGGGCGCCTGTTCCGCGAGTTCGCCGTCACCCTGTCGGTATCGATCGGGCTGTCGCTCATCGTCTCGCTGACGCTCACGCCGATGATGTGCGCCTACCTGCTGCGCCACCAGCCGCCGCGTTCGCAGCGGCGGGCGCGCGGCTTCGGCAAAATGCTGCTGGCGCTGCAGCAGGGCTACGGACGCTCGCTGAACTGGGTGCTCGGCCACTCGCGCTGGGTGCTGGCGGTGTTCCTCGCCACCCTTGCGCTCAACGTCTGGCTGTATATCAGCATCCCGAAAACCTTCTTCCCGGAACAGGATACCGGGCGCCTGATGGGCTTTATCCAGGCCGACCAAAGCATTTCGTTCCAGGCGATGCGCGGCAAACTGGAAGACTTCATGAAAATCGTGCGCGAAGATCCGGACGTGGAAAACGTCACCGGTTTTACCGGCGGCTCGCGCACCAACAGTGGTTCGATGTTCATCTCACTGAAACCCCTGTCGGTACGCAGCGACGACGCGCAGAAAGTGATCGCCCGCCTGCGCGCTCGCCTGGCCAAAGAACCGGGTGCCAGCCTGTTTCTGATGGCGGTGCAGGATATCCGCGTCGGCGGCCGGCAGGCCAACGCCAGCTACCAATATACGCTGCTGGCGGACGATCTCGCCGCGCTGCGCGAATGGGAGCCGAAGATCCGCACCGCGCTGGCCGCATTGCCCGAGCTGGCGGACGTCAACTCGGATCAGCAGGATAAAGGCTCGGAAATGGATTTGGTCTACGATCGCGAAACCATGGCGCGCCTCGGCATTTCGGTATCCGACGCTAACAACCTGCTGAACAACGCCTTCGGCCAGCGGCAGATTTCGACCATCTATCAACCGCTCAACCAATACAAAGTCGTGATGGAAGTGGCGCCGCCCTACACCCAGGACGTGAGCTCGCTGGACAAAATGTTCATCATCAACAACGAAGGCAAGGCGATACCGCTCTCCTACTTCGCCAGTTGGCGGCCGGCCAACGCGCCGCTGTCGGTCAACCATCAGGGGCTGTCCGCCGCCTCGACCATCTCCTTTAACCTGCCGGACGGCGGCAGCCTGTCGGACGCCACCGCTGCGGTAGAGCGCACCATGACTCAGCTCGGCGTGCCGTCCACGGTGCGCGGCGCGTTCGCCGGCACCGCCCAGGTGTTCCAGGACACCCTGAAGTCGCAGCTCATCCTGATCCTGGCGGCGATCGCCACGGTGTATATCGTGCTCGGCGTGCTGTATGAGAGCTATATCCATCCGCTGACCATCCTTTCCACGCTGCCTTCCGCCGGCGTGGGGGCGCTGCTGGCGCTCGAGCTGTTCGGCGCGCCGTTCAGCCTGATCGCGCTGATAGGCATCATGCTGTTGATCGGCATCGTGAAGAAAAACGCCATCATGATGGTCGACTTCGCGCTCGAGGCGCAGCGCAACGGCGGCATCAGCGCCCGCGAGGCGATTTTCCAGGCCAGCCTGCTGCGGTTCCGGCCGATCATGATGACCACGCTGGCGGCGTTGTTCGGCGCGCTGCCGCTGGTGCTGACCAGCGGCGACGGCGCGGAGCTGCGCCAGCCGCTCGGCATCACCATCGCCGGTGGCCTGGTGATGAGCCAGCTGCTGACGCTGTACACCACCCCGGTGGTCTACCTTTACTTCGACCGGCTGCAGGCGAAGTTCCGCCGCAACAAGCAACTGGCCCCGCTGCCCCATTAATGGCCGACCGATGCTGATGAAACACGCCGCCACGGTACGCTGGCAACTCTGGATAGTGGCATTCGGCTTCTTTATGCAGACGCTGGATACCACTATCGTCAACACCGCCCTGCCCTCGATGGCCGCCAGCCTGGGGGAGAACCCGCTGCGCATGCAGTCGGTGATCGTCTCCTATGTGCTGACGGTGGCGGTGACGCTGCCGGCCAGCGGCTGGCTGGCGGACAAGGTCGGCGTACAGCGGGTGTTTTTCAGCGCCATCCTGCTGTTCACCCTCGGCTCCCTCCTCTGCGCCCGTTCGGAAACCCTGAACGAGCTGATCGCCTCGCGCGTGATTCAGGGCATCGGCGGCGCGATGATGGTGCCGGTCGGGCGCCTGACGGTGATGAAGATCGTGCCGCGCGAGCAGTACATGGCGGCGATGACCTTCGTGACGCTGCCGGGCCAGATCGGCCCGCTGATGGGGCCGGCGCTGGGTGGCTTTCTGGTGCAATACGCCAGCTGGCATTGGATTTTCCTGATCAACATTCCGGTGGGCATCGTGGGCGCCATCGCCACGCTGCTGCTGATGCCCAACTACCAAATGCAGACCCGCCGCTTCGATCTCAGCGGCTTTATCCTGCTGGCGATCGGCATGGCGTCGCTGACGCTGGCGCTCGACGGCCACAAAGGCATGGGGCTCTCCGGCGGCGCCATCGCCGGTCTGGTGGCGCTGGGCGTGGCGGCGCTGTTGGGGTATGTTTGGCATGCCTACGGCAATAGCCGCGCCCTGTTCTCACTGCGGCTGCTGCGCACCCCGACTTACAAGATCGGGCTGCTGGCCAGCCTGCTGGGGCGCATCGGCAGCGGCATGCTGCCGTTCATGACGCCGCTGTTTCTGCAGGTGGGCATGGGCTTTACGCCGTTCCACGCCGGGCTGATGATGATCCCGATGATCATCGGCAGCATGGGCATGAAGCGCATCGTGGTGCAGGTGGTCAACCGCTTCGGCTATCGCAACGTGCTGGTGGCCGCCACGCTGCTGCTGGCGCTGGTCAGCCTGAGCTTCCTGCTGGCGGCGATGCTCGGCTGGCTGTGGCTGCTGCCGGTGGTTCTGTTTTTACAGGGGATGGTCAACTCACTGCGCTTCTCGGCGATGAACACCCTGACGCTGAAAGATCTGCCGGACCGGCTGGCCAGCAGCGGCAACAGCCTGTTGTCGATGGTCATGCAGCTGTCGATGAGCCTTGGCGTCAGCGTCGCCGGCATCTTGATCGGCAGCTTCGCCCATCATCAGGTGGTGGCCGATAGCCCGGCCATTCACGGCGCATTTATTTACAGTTACTGCTGTATGGCGTTGATTATCGCTCTGCCCGCGCTGGCCTTCGCGCGCGTGCCGGCCGATAGCGCGCCCAACCGCACGCTGACCAAAGAGCCGGGTACCGGCTCAACGAGGTTGCAATGAGGATAGGCATTACCGGGAAACTGTTCCTGGCCATTTTCGCTACCTGCATGCTGGTGTTGATCACCATGCATTGGGGGGTGCGCGTCAGCTTTGAGCGCGGCTTTATCGATTACATCAAGAGCAGCAACGAGCAGCGCATCAACATGCTGAGCGAAGCGCTGGAGGAACAGTACAGCCATCATGGCAACTGGATATTCCTGCGCAACAACGATCAGGTGGTCTACCAAATCATGCGTTCGTTCGAGCAAAATAGCGACAGCAGTCACAATCTGCCGCCCAAGGGCTGGCGCACCCAGTTTTGGGTGGTGGACAGCCAGTTCAATCGCTTGGTCGGGCATTCGGGCCCCTTGCCGAAGGAGGGGCCACGCCACCCAATCCGCTACAACAACGAGATCGTCGGCTGGGTGCTCACCACCCCGGTCGAGCGTCTGACGCGCAATACCGACATCAACTTCGATCGCCAGCAGCGGCGCACCAGTTGGATTATCGTCGCGCTCTCCACCCTGTTGGCGGCGGCGGTGACCTGGTTGCTGTCGCGCGGCATGCTGGCTCCGGTCAAGCGCCTGGTGGCCGGCACCCACCGCCTGGCGGCGGGCGATTTCACCACCCGCGTGGCGGTCAGCAGCCAGGATGAACTGGGCCGGCTGGCGCACGACTTCAACCAGTTGGCCACCTCGCTGGAAAAAAACGAACAGATGCGCCGCGCCTTTATGGCCGACGTATCGCATGAGTTGCGCACGCCGCTGGCGGTGCTGCGCGGCGAACTGGAAGCGCTGCAGGACGGCGTGCGCCAGCCGACGCCGGCGTCGCTCAGCTCGCTACAGGCCGAGGTATCCACCTTGACCAAACTGGTCGACGATCTGCATCAGCTGTCGCTCTCCGATCTCGGCGCGCTGGCCTATCGCAAGTCGTCGGTGGACTGCGTGCACCTGGTGCAGATCGCCGTCGCCGCCTTCCGCGAACGCTTCCGCGCCAAAGGGCTGGAGATCGTCACCCATCTGCCGGCCCAGGCGCCGCTGTTCGGCGATCCCGATCGCCTGAACCAGCTGTTCAATAACCTGTTGGAAAACAGCCTGCGTTACACCGACGCCGGCGGCCGGCTGGAGATCGGCGCCGAGCTGCAGCCGGGGCGCCAGATCCTCTACTGGCAGGACAGCGCGCCGGGCATCAGCGATCAGCAGCTGAAGCGCATTTTCGAACGTTTCTACCGGGCGGAGGGTTCACGCAA is part of the Serratia marcescens genome and encodes:
- the mdtC gene encoding multidrug efflux RND transporter permease subunit MdtC gives rise to the protein MKFFALFIHRPVATTLLTLAIAISGAIGFRLLPVSPLPQVDFPVISISASLPGASPETMASSVATPLERALGRIAGVNEMTSMSSLGSTRVILQFDLDRDINGAARDVQAAINAAQSLLPTGMPSRPSYRKVNPSDAPIMILTLTSDTYSQGQLYDFASTQLAQKISQTEGVGDVSVGGSSLPAVRVELNPSALFNQGVSLDTVRQAIANANVRRPQGAVENPQQRWQIQANDALKTADAYRPLIIHYNNGSAVRLADVAEVKDSVQDVRNAGMTDAKPAIILAISRAPDANIIETVDRIRAELPALQENIPASIKLNVAQDRSPTIRASLAEVEQSLAIAIGLVILVVFIFLRSGRATLIPAVAVPVSLIGSFAAMYLCGFSLNNLSLMALTIATGFVVDDAIVVLENISRHVEAGMKPINAALLGAREVGFTVLSMSVSLVAVFIPLLLMEGLPGRLFREFAVTLSVSIGLSLIVSLTLTPMMCAYLLRHQPPRSQRRARGFGKMLLALQQGYGRSLNWVLGHSRWVLAVFLATLALNVWLYISIPKTFFPEQDTGRLMGFIQADQSISFQAMRGKLEDFMKIVREDPDVENVTGFTGGSRTNSGSMFISLKPLSVRSDDAQKVIARLRARLAKEPGASLFLMAVQDIRVGGRQANASYQYTLLADDLAALREWEPKIRTALAALPELADVNSDQQDKGSEMDLVYDRETMARLGISVSDANNLLNNAFGQRQISTIYQPLNQYKVVMEVAPPYTQDVSSLDKMFIINNEGKAIPLSYFASWRPANAPLSVNHQGLSAASTISFNLPDGGSLSDATAAVERTMTQLGVPSTVRGAFAGTAQVFQDTLKSQLILILAAIATVYIVLGVLYESYIHPLTILSTLPSAGVGALLALELFGAPFSLIALIGIMLLIGIVKKNAIMMVDFALEAQRNGGISAREAIFQASLLRFRPIMMTTLAALFGALPLVLTSGDGAELRQPLGITIAGGLVMSQLLTLYTTPVVYLYFDRLQAKFRRNKQLAPLPH
- the mdtD gene encoding multidrug transporter subunit MdtD — translated: MLMKHAATVRWQLWIVAFGFFMQTLDTTIVNTALPSMAASLGENPLRMQSVIVSYVLTVAVTLPASGWLADKVGVQRVFFSAILLFTLGSLLCARSETLNELIASRVIQGIGGAMMVPVGRLTVMKIVPREQYMAAMTFVTLPGQIGPLMGPALGGFLVQYASWHWIFLINIPVGIVGAIATLLLMPNYQMQTRRFDLSGFILLAIGMASLTLALDGHKGMGLSGGAIAGLVALGVAALLGYVWHAYGNSRALFSLRLLRTPTYKIGLLASLLGRIGSGMLPFMTPLFLQVGMGFTPFHAGLMMIPMIIGSMGMKRIVVQVVNRFGYRNVLVAATLLLALVSLSFLLAAMLGWLWLLPVVLFLQGMVNSLRFSAMNTLTLKDLPDRLASSGNSLLSMVMQLSMSLGVSVAGILIGSFAHHQVVADSPAIHGAFIYSYCCMALIIALPALAFARVPADSAPNRTLTKEPGTGSTRLQ
- the baeS gene encoding two-component system sensor histidine kinase BaeS, with the translated sequence MRIGITGKLFLAIFATCMLVLITMHWGVRVSFERGFIDYIKSSNEQRINMLSEALEEQYSHHGNWIFLRNNDQVVYQIMRSFEQNSDSSHNLPPKGWRTQFWVVDSQFNRLVGHSGPLPKEGPRHPIRYNNEIVGWVLTTPVERLTRNTDINFDRQQRRTSWIIVALSTLLAAAVTWLLSRGMLAPVKRLVAGTHRLAAGDFTTRVAVSSQDELGRLAHDFNQLATSLEKNEQMRRAFMADVSHELRTPLAVLRGELEALQDGVRQPTPASLSSLQAEVSTLTKLVDDLHQLSLSDLGALAYRKSSVDCVHLVQIAVAAFRERFRAKGLEIVTHLPAQAPLFGDPDRLNQLFNNLLENSLRYTDAGGRLEIGAELQPGRQILYWQDSAPGISDQQLKRIFERFYRAEGSRNRASGGSGLGLAICHNIVEAHDGKIRAEHSPLGGVRITVEFATPIKNKAP